In Micromonospora ferruginea, the sequence CTGGCCGAGCTGGCCGCGTCGTCGGGCACCGCCCGGCCGGCGCTCACCCGCCGCGGCGGCGAGCCGGTCCCGCCGGACGAACCCCCGGTGGTCCGCACCGCCTGACGCCCACCGCGACCGATCCCCGCCGGCCCGTCCGGCCCTCCAGCGCTGCCGGCCCGTCCGGCGCTGCCGGCCCGTCCGGTTCCGGCGCCGCCGGCCGGTCCGGGGTCGACCGGTCGTCGGCGTGCTCGCGGGGTTCAGCCCGTCGCCACCGCGGCCCGGGCGTTACGCACCCGCGCGGCCACCTTCGGATGCTCGGCCAGGGCCCGTTCCAGGGTGGCGAGCACCTCGTCCAGCAGGCGCCGGCCGCCCCGGGCGGTGAGCGCCGCCTCCTGCCACTCGACGAAGTCCAGCAGCAGCCGGTCGTCGTCCACCCGCGCGGCGGCGATCAGCGCGTCCACCAGGTGCGCGATCCCGGAGGCGACGTCCTCGGCGGTCTCCTCCGGCGGATCCACCACCCCGAGCGCGAGCCGCACCAGATCGCGCCGGCGGTGCAGCACCGCCACGTACGCGTCGTCCGGTGGCGGCGGTGGGCCGGTGTGCGCGCCGGCGGACAGCGGCCCGGACAGCAGCCGTACCGCGTCCCGGGCGCTGGCTCCCCACGCCGCCGCGCCGATCGCGGTCGCCCACCGGCCGTCGGGGCCGAAGCCGGGGCCGCCGGCCAGCACCGGCACCCCGGCGGCCCGGCAGGCCTCCACCATCCGCGCCGCCCGGACCAGCCGGTTGGGTTGCACGCAGCTCAGCAGCACCGCGTCCGGGCCGGCCTGGTGCAGGTAGGAGATCAGGTGCCGGGCCGGCACGCTGGCGCCGAGGAACGTCACCCGCCAGCCGGCCGCCCGGACCACCTCGCTGACGATCCGCGCCGCCAGCGCGTGCCACTCGCCCTCGACGCAGGCCACCACCACGTGGCCGCGGCGCGGCGCGCCGACGGCCGCGCCCAGCGCGTCCACCACCAGCTCGCTGACGTGGGTGGCGGCGTGCTCCTGGGCGATGCTCCAGGAACCGGTGAGCCAGCGCCGGCCGATCTCCCGCTGGGCCACCGCGACCAGGTCGACGAGCACGTCCGCGACCGAACAGCCGTCCGCCAGCAGACCCCGCGCCAGCGCCACCGCGCCGGCCCGGTCGGCCCGCTCCAGGTGGTCGAGGTACGCGGCGAGGACGTCCGGCCCGATCCGGCCGTCCGGGCTCACGAGGCCGCCACGGCCAACATGGCGATGTCGTCG encodes:
- a CDS encoding cobalamin B12-binding domain-containing protein; protein product: MSPDGRIGPDVLAAYLDHLERADRAGAVALARGLLADGCSVADVLVDLVAVAQREIGRRWLTGSWSIAQEHAATHVSELVVDALGAAVGAPRRGHVVVACVEGEWHALAARIVSEVVRAAGWRVTFLGASVPARHLISYLHQAGPDAVLLSCVQPNRLVRAARMVEACRAAGVPVLAGGPGFGPDGRWATAIGAAAWGASARDAVRLLSGPLSAGAHTGPPPPPDDAYVAVLHRRRDLVRLALGVVDPPEETAEDVASGIAHLVDALIAAARVDDDRLLLDFVEWQEAALTARGGRRLLDEVLATLERALAEHPKVAARVRNARAAVATG